Below is a genomic region from Brassica rapa cultivar Chiifu-401-42 chromosome A08, CAAS_Brap_v3.01, whole genome shotgun sequence.
TTAAGCTTTGTCCATCTTCGTTGCTTTCTGCTTTCTCCCTATTTCAAGGAATGTGTCTTCTGTTATCTACCTATCTATGCTCTTGCGTGTTCATCGCGGAGATTGCGGAGATTGTTGTAAGTTCATTAGTATGATAATTTGGATTTACGTTCTATAAGTATTTTGAATTTATGTTATGTGTTTTTTATTGCTAAATATAAGAATTTATTATGTTATATGTTCTATGCGATGAAGAAGATTTCACCTGATATATCTTATAAGTCAGACAGAGACTAAAATAAAGTGAAGTACTTAAACTtggtattaaaaacaaaaatgtccAGTGAATCAGAAACGTAAGAGTGAAGACAACAAAATCAATGACATCATCCCAGATTAGTACAAGAAAGAGACACTACCGCAAGCCAACGCTTAACACGAATCCTATGAAAGATACCATTCAAATTGATAGAAATGAAGATTAAGAAAATAGTGTGGATTCAGCAAAGTACCTTGGAGTGAGTGAGTACTAATCGACGAGCGGCACGAGCCTGGTTGGGTTTGACCCGCTGAATAACTTTAATCGGGTCAGATTAGTTCTTTTTAACCGGAAACTAATCGAACTGGAAACTCTCTTGTGATATGGGCGTTTATCACACTTGTTGGGTTTATGGCCTGAAATTTAAACGTTGGGCTTTAAACTGAGTGTGCCGATATCATCTAAATTTAGTTTCTTCTGTTGAAGTTGTTACATTACTGAGGCCCGTGTTTATTTGTTCCCAATTTGCAAAGAACAAAGTTAAAGTAACACAATAAAACAAAACCTCtgtattaaaatatatgaaaccCCCTGAAGGGAAAACGGCCGATTCCACCATGAACTTAACGTCTCCATTGTTTTCATACACAAACTATTGAATCAAGCCAAAACCACCATGAACTaagttttattttgaatttcagACATGAACTTTTCTAATCTGGTTAATTACTACATAACCGAATCTGATTTCGGTTTATTTAGCTTCGGGTGCTGACGTGGCACACACGAGGCTGGAATGGTATTGGTCGGTTTAAAATCAGaccaaattaattttttttttcgatttgcCTTgacaaacgacgtcgttttgtcatctgaagtaaaaaaaaaattgggttaATTAAAATTAGGGTTCATCGCGATTTCATCAGAAcagaacaaagaagaaaaaagaggaAAACAGAGACGACATGGGAGATAGCGGAAGAGGCTTTCCGACCTACTGTAGATGTGGCACACGAGTCATACGGCGCACATCAAAAACCATAACTAACCCGGGGCGTCTCTTTTTCAAATGTCCCTATGGCGATGAGGTATGTCAGAGACTGAGAGATTGAATGATGAACCCAGAATGTTGTTAGTTAGTTTTCTTTTGTCTTTGTAATGAATTTGATAGGAAATTTGATATCATAGATAGAAGGTGAAGATATTGAGCCGACTGATATTAACGTAACGTCGTATTGTTGTAGAACAATCGTCATCATTTGTTCAAATGGACAGATGAATCAATGGTTGAGGAGATTGAGGATATGAAGCAAAAATTCGATGAAATTGAGAGAGCTTCAAGCACCATTGAGAAGGGTTTACAAGTTTGTGAATCTGAGATGGAATCTCTTGCAATTGAAACTCACACTTGTTGCAGTGTGGTTAGCGGTTATGAGAAGGAGCTAAGAGGATTTGAAAAGGAGATTGAAGATGTCAAGATGGAACTTAAGAGCTTGAAGAACATGGTTGTGTGTGTTGTAGTGTTTGGTCTTTTGTATAAGCTCTTTATGTAGTTTGGTTATGAATCTGCATTATGTTTGTAGTAAGACATGTATTATTTAGTAAGAAGATGAACTTGTCTTGTACTGTGTCATGTATTATTTAGTAAGAAGATGAACTTGTCTTGTACTGTGTCATGTTTTATGTAGAATAAGATGAACCTGCGGTTATTAAACATGTTTGCCTCTATTTTAAACACCAAAAGTAGTGGCTtttcattaacaaaaaaaaaataccattaCACAAACAAAAGTCTTAGAGATGACACACAATTAGTTTCAAAAGACAACAAACATAACCATATCCTAGCAAGCACAATAGAGATGAGAAAGATACAGCAAAAGAATCACATAGAACTAAGATTCTAGTCAATCACTTGGCTAAGCATTGGCTGCGAGCTTGTCTTGTTCTTCTTGGGTGGACGTTGAATCTCAACACCTATGCTAGAGCACTTTCTCGAGTTGTGTCCAACTGCTCCACATCTTCCACAATGAATGATTCTTTTTTCTCTAGAAACCTTAGTTGGAGACTCTTGTCTaacctttgttttcttcttgctCGGTGACTCGTTCTTCCCTTTTATCCTCTTTGGAATTTTCTTTCTTCCTAACGCTGAATCTGTATCTTCTGTTGCTGGAGGCACAATCACAGACTCATCAGTCTTCTTCCAAAAATTCACACCATGAACAGCCTCAATCGGTGTTTGGTATTGCATTCTCCACTTCGAAGTGAGATAGCAATCACCAATGTAatcctctttctttctcttcttctctacaATTACCTTCAGAGCATGACGACAAGGCAACCCGGACATATCCCATTTCCTACACGTACAGCTATGCTCCAACATCTTTACTTTGTATGAAAAGTTTTTCTCCTTCACTTCAAAGATTTCATGACCACAAGGATATATGTTACACAGCCTGATCTTTGTCTGCTCTAGTTCCACTCTCTCCACTGCTTTAATACTAAACTTTCCTTTGTGTTTCATTGATATAAGCTTTCTTGCCTCTATCCGGAGCATAGCTTTTCGGCGTATTGTCTCTAACATCTCCACAAATGGCATATATCTTGCAGGGTCTATGGCATGGTTAAAGGATTCAGATATGTTGTTACTTACATCATCACATGAAGACGTTGATGAGAAGTAAGCAAGGCTGCAGTTTTTGGGATTCTTCATCATCATTGAGTTATAGACGTCCATATCGTATGCTTTAACGTGATCCACCCTTTTGTTGTATTGAGCTGTATTGTAACTCTTTGCAACCTTCCAAAACAATCCCTTCATGTCAGCTCTGTTAGGATGTACCTTCTTTAGGTTTCCATAGATGTGCCTTGCACACATCCTATGCTCCACTCGTGGTAATAAATCTTCTACAGCATTTAACAACCCTTTTTGTCTGTCAGAAATCACAGTAAATCCATTACCATCTTGCAGGTGTAAGTCGGTTTGCAGCTTCTCAATAAACCATCTCCAGTTGGGTTCATTCTCAACATCAACGACAGCCCAAGCAATGGGAAACATCTGGTTGTTGGCGTCTCTCCCGACTGCTGCTAACAACTGACCTTTTGTTGTACACTTAAGAAAGCATCCATCAAGACCAAAGATAGGTCTACAGTGAGAGGTCCATGTATTCTTCAACGCAGCAAAACAGACATAGAATCTGTAAAAGACATCACTACCATCGTCACCTTGGACTGTCTCTAGATGGACTGATGAGCCCCTATTCGACTCCAATAACTCAACTCTGTAATCTCTAAGCCGTGAGAACTGTAAGTCCTGCTCCTCTTTGATAATTTCTAATGCCCTTTTCCTTGCGTTCCGGCACTGATCTATGGTTGCAGTCAACTCCCAACGCTTCTGAATCTCTTCTAGAATCTGTTTTGGCTTTAATTTTGGATTTTCCCTTATGTCATCAACGAACAACCCAGCAATAACCTCTTGTGTAAGCAGGCTTGACCATCCACTCCTCATGCAAGTGTGCTCTTTCATTAACACTTTAACTAGCCACTTCTGTAACGGTTCTTCATAAGAGCAATAAATCTTCCACATACAttgttcttctccttcttcagctTCACTGGCACACTTCAATTCTGATTTGTCTTTCTCCCAACGCACATACTTAATATCCCATCTATGCTTTAGCACATAGTCAACCATAGCTTTTTTGAAAGCTTCCAAACTATCAAAAGCTTGTCTTAATTTCAGATCACCACTGCCTTTTATGTACCTCAAATACCCATCTCTCTCAACACCATCTTCATCATCGTCTGAACATAAAGGTGTAGCATACTCATCAAAATCTTCATCAACAAAATCAGCCACATTCCTTTCTACTCTTGGTTCTTCATCAAATTGGTGTTCATTCCTCTCAGCCTCATATCTCTCTGCCTCTGAATCTGCCTCTGAATCTGCCTCCTCTCTCTCGTTCTCAGCTCTTGACTCATCTCCTTCTGTCTCTGGCTCAACAAAGATATCCATTGAATCTACCCATACTGAAGCTCTACACATCTTGTTGAACTGATCGTCACCATTTCTTATCAAGTGTCGTTCTTCTATACTTTCATATGGAAACTTAAACCACACTCTTTGACCATAGAGACTTATGGGTAGCTGGTTCATGAGCTCTGGAAATAAACGACTAGGATAAGCTTCCATTATCCTATAACCACCACCATTGTAAAGATCTTTACCATCAACCTCTTCAAATTTTCCACCATAGTAGCAGCCAAAGGCGATCAGTCTGTCTTCCTGAGAACTATAATTAACATAAAAATGGCACCAAAAGGTTAGATAAACAAATCCCATACGACATCTTACTCTAATATGTataaaaaattccaaaattttcattcaTTGAAATAACTCAACATACCTCATCTTTCAGACTCGCTAGTCACAGAAACACTTCTCAGTTCAATTAGCCCACTCGAACTCGAAATCCCCTACGATTactcctctgttttttttatttcagaCTCCCATGTCGTTTCTTCTTTGTTCTGTTCTTCTAAAATCACGATGAACCCTAATTTTAgttttcccaaaaaaaattttaacttCAGATGACAAAACAACGACGTTTTGTCAAggcaaattgaaaaaaaaaattaatttggtCTAATTTTAAACCGACCAATACCATTCCAGCCTCGTGTGTGCCATGTCAGCACCCGAAGCTAATTAAACCGAAATCAGATTCGATTATGTAGTAATTAACTAGATTAGAAAAGTTCATGTctgaaattcaaaattaaacttAGTTCGTGGTGGTTTTGGCTTGATTCAATAGTTTGTGTATGAAAACAATGGAGACGTCAAGTTCATGGTGGAATCGGCCGTTTTCCCGAAACCTGAAAGCCCTAAAAATGTTTGTTTCCTGTTGTATCATAGTAAGTAAGAAAGAGATTAATGATAGCTATGGCATTGTCTATGAAACTAATGGATGAAATTAAGACATACATAATAATTGTGCTTCATATCCTCTTTCCATGATTAAAAATCTCTAATCATTTTGTATACATGCTGTGTAGAAAGTTATCAGATGGCAACACATGTCAGAACTTATAAGAGAAGCAACGATTTTTTCTCGCATCAAACTCGTCAGTTTGCTGATTTTAACTGGAAAAACCTATGCAGAAATCCAAATTTATATTCGAGATATGTAAAAAAGTGAGGTTTTCTTATCATTAAAAACTTGGCTAACAATGATTACACTCGTAATGTAAAGCTTTGCATAATACATCCTCAATTAACAGGAGAATTCCTAGATCACCGCAAACtgactattatttatttttatcacatCCACATAATTATTTTTGGCTAAACCCTTTATtaacatttttaagaaaatatcatttggatcattttatttactaagtttTAGTCAAAATTAGCAGCATTTTCTACAGCGATCTTAAACATTATCGGCATCGCTTATGCTACTAGTCTATTACTAACCACTGTTTTTACCTACTTCACCGACCGCAATGCTATAATCGTAGAAATTACTTTATGAAAAGCAATGCATGATTTTTCTCTTGGTTTAGGGATTTCCTATCTTAGGCTTGAACACAAACACAACAATTAAAGGAATATTTTTAACTTCTACAACAGTACATAGATATTGATTATTATAATATTCACGAACTCATGATCTCGTTATCAACTTTATCGATCATCTGTACCAAATCGTGTAAAAAATTGTCCAGAAAACTATATCATGTGTACCCAAAACTCGGTCTTCATGTACTTATGTTTAAGTAATGAAACGATTTCTTACGCTGgtgcttttttcttcttttccttttaaGACCAAAAGTGAACTATGAAAATTCAAACTTgtcaaagaagaaaaaactatAAAAGTTTAGTCTCTgaattcaaattcaaattcaaaatccACATTTAAATTTGCTAAACAATATTGCACCATACTACTCTACATGCCAACCAATATTGATCAGACTGTAAATCATttactattaaaattaaatgaaattagTGTGATAGTTTCCAACACAGTAACCATATGCCAAGGCACGCATGACTTTGTTATAAATGTCCTTACCGAAGCCGAAAGTAAAAGGAATGTGAATAAACCAGAGTTTTGACTTTAGATCTCGTTGAAATAGACGTTGGTCTAGATGGTCACATCATGTGTAATCCATTTTAATCCAAACGTCGTTAGCAATAAAGTAGTCATCGTTTTATAAAAGGAAAGTAGCCATCATTTTATAAACTTATTGGGTCAAATGGAGATAATATCAATGATTCATGACGACTATCCTATTGTTGTGTGATTTTGAAAAGTACGAAATATTTGTTGGCGTCTCTATGTCGTTCATCTAACTATAACAATCGGTTATATAGTTATATTCATTTATCATTTACAGAACAACCAAAGTTCATTCATTCATACACTTCCTAACACCAAATGGTATGTTTGGTGAGAAATTGTTTGTTCACAATAAGTTGATTGGATCGAcctctctttttttattattttcttcgcCATTAAATTTCTTTTGAAGAAAAGTTTTCAATTCCGTGTAGATATATAGTAACGAATCGAATTCAACCATCCTGCTGGCAGATCACCCACCatattttttaccaaaaataaaatgaatttaacGATGTTGTTGAATGAATTTGTTATACACATAAAGTTGATAGTACACTTTTGTATATGCATGAATAGTAGACCTGGCATAGCGTGGCGACTTTGTgctatatatgtttattaaGAAAGTGTAACTTAGATACTTAAACTGATTTTTATTTCCCACACAAAATTAAGCCATATAACTTTTCTTATTCTTAATTCATATATGTGAACCTAAACAAagcacaaaattttcaaaatctgaacTTTTGTAAATATTTCCTCTGTTTTATAATGATGAACATTCTATCTCTTTTTTATTAgcttaaaatcataaaaatatttaatataaatttataaaattatgattagATATCAACTATTTTTCAATATGTGAAAACTTTTATCTTCTTTATCAAATAAAGAGTACAAGAGCTTTCTGTGTTATTTATTTAGAGCTTTTtgttttgataataattttctcTGTGTAGTAGTAGTAGCACGTGCCAGCTTTACAATAGTAAAGCTAAAAAACCGTTCATGTTTGGATCCGTCGACCAATATATTCCCGTCATGACCGGGACTCTCTCAATCCAACGGCTACCCTTAACCTTTTTGGTTAATCAACCGTCAGATGTTAATCCAACGGTTCGTACTAAATCTAGtccccatctctctctctctctcctttaaATTCAGACCAAACCCGGTCTAGTTCTCCTCTCttgtctctctccctctctccctcTCAAAGCATAGAAGCTTTAGCCTCGCCGTTAAAAATATCTCGAAATTTGATAAACCAGGAGAAACAAAAACCACAAGTTACGGATCTCTATCTCTCTCGTCGGTGATGCTTGCTACGGCGGTGACGCGGCGGTTAGTGTATTCTCGCCGGAGAAACCGAGAAGTTCGGTTATAGCCACAATCTCGAGTTACAGGAAGCTTTCGTGATCGTGTTATTACTGTGTTCGAATAAAGAGATGGAAGGACAAGCGAAGCTGACGAGGACACAGTCGTCGCTGCTCCGGTCACCGTCGACGACGGTACGATCGTCTTTTCAGAGCTTAAGTTTAATCGCTAGCGAAGTCTCTCACCAGAGACAAGATCTAGAAGCcggagagaaagaagagaaacagaGAAGAAAACCGCCTAAACCGTTCGGTTCAAGTCCTCGAACCGGTTTAAACCGAATCAACCCGGGTTTAACCTTCACGATGGTTTCTCTCTCCTTCCTCAGCCTCTCGtctttcatcttcttcgtcgtcttcTCCCAAACCGATGAGCTTCTCACCTCCGAGAACCTCCTCTTAGCTCTAATCTTCGTCGCCGTCGCTCTCTTCTTCGCCTCCAAGAACATCGCTCTCCTCAACCAAACCATACTCGCACTCAAAGAAACCACCAAAGTCT
It encodes:
- the LOC103836262 gene encoding uncharacterized protein LOC103836262 isoform X2 produces the protein MSSQEDRLIAFGCYYGGKFEEVDGKDLYNGGGYRIMEAYPSRLFPELMNQLPISLYGQRVWFKFPYESIEERHLIRNGDDQFNKMCRASVWVDSMDIFVEPETEGDESRAENEREEADSEADSEAERYEAERNEHQFDEEPRVERNVADFVDEDFDEYATPLCSDDDEDGVERDGYLRYIKGSGDLKLRQAFDSLEAFKKAMVDYVLKHRWDIKYVRWEKDKSELKCASEAEEGEEQCMWKIYCSYEEPLQKWLVKVLMKEHTCMRSGWSSLLTQEVIAGLFVDDIRENPKLKPKQILEEIQKRWELTATIDQCRNARKRALEIIKEEQDLQFSRLRDYRVELLESNRGSSVHLETVQGDDGSDVFYRFYVCFAALKNTWTSHCRPIFGLDGCFLKCTTKGQLLAAVGRDANNQMFPIAWAVVDVENEPNWRWFIEKLQTDLHLQDGNGFTVISDRQKGLLNAVEDLLPRVEHRMCARHIYGNLKKVHPNRADMKGLFWKVAKSYNTAQYNKRVDHVKAYDMDVYNSMMMKNPKNCSLAYFSSTSSCDDVSNNISESFNHAIDPARYMPFVEMLETIRRKAMLRIEARKLISMKHKGKFSIKAVERVELEQTKIRLCNIYPCGHEIFEVKEKNFSYKVKMLEHSCTCRKWDMSGLPCRHALKVIVEKKRKKEDYIGDCYLTSKWRMQYQTPIEAVHGVNFWKKTDESVIVPPATEDTDSALGRKKIPKRIKGKNESPSKKKTKVRQESPTKVSREKRIIHCGRCGAVGHNSRKCSSIGVEIQRPPKKNKTSSQPMLSQVID
- the LOC103836262 gene encoding uncharacterized protein LOC103836262 isoform X1 — encoded protein: MEITVWGAIIFVHIHLHYQRRDEIREREREREREIRCRMGFVYLTFWCHFYVNYSSQEDRLIAFGCYYGGKFEEVDGKDLYNGGGYRIMEAYPSRLFPELMNQLPISLYGQRVWFKFPYESIEERHLIRNGDDQFNKMCRASVWVDSMDIFVEPETEGDESRAENEREEADSEADSEAERYEAERNEHQFDEEPRVERNVADFVDEDFDEYATPLCSDDDEDGVERDGYLRYIKGSGDLKLRQAFDSLEAFKKAMVDYVLKHRWDIKYVRWEKDKSELKCASEAEEGEEQCMWKIYCSYEEPLQKWLVKVLMKEHTCMRSGWSSLLTQEVIAGLFVDDIRENPKLKPKQILEEIQKRWELTATIDQCRNARKRALEIIKEEQDLQFSRLRDYRVELLESNRGSSVHLETVQGDDGSDVFYRFYVCFAALKNTWTSHCRPIFGLDGCFLKCTTKGQLLAAVGRDANNQMFPIAWAVVDVENEPNWRWFIEKLQTDLHLQDGNGFTVISDRQKGLLNAVEDLLPRVEHRMCARHIYGNLKKVHPNRADMKGLFWKVAKSYNTAQYNKRVDHVKAYDMDVYNSMMMKNPKNCSLAYFSSTSSCDDVSNNISESFNHAIDPARYMPFVEMLETIRRKAMLRIEARKLISMKHKGKFSIKAVERVELEQTKIRLCNIYPCGHEIFEVKEKNFSYKVKMLEHSCTCRKWDMSGLPCRHALKVIVEKKRKKEDYIGDCYLTSKWRMQYQTPIEAVHGVNFWKKTDESVIVPPATEDTDSALGRKKIPKRIKGKNESPSKKKTKVRQESPTKVSREKRIIHCGRCGAVGHNSRKCSSIGVEIQRPPKKNKTSSQPMLSQVID